In Brettanomyces bruxellensis chromosome 8, complete sequence, a genomic segment contains:
- a CDS encoding uncharacterized protein (BUSCO:EOG09264W7W), with protein MADSIDLEGVKNAISESNRITTSLSPNRLVKNQAQEMEKDLYPEYETNGSSNISATSYNNESFFTSFNNLFKALISPASSVATHTTFFKPREKLTYSRLVEFYIYHFVLTMIYLVMTFIRAFQFVSNKTKLKFLSLAYNPAEDPEVINHDINKLAKIPRRVSVILNYKPEQEENGGVEGLCNDVSKISTWCLSSGISYLSVYEYHGVLKKRVPELRRAVFKKFTAYFGTENVPNFVIKIPHLNLSYTGSIDGKLIEDEAYIKELDLSDTKPTYDIEITLLSMVDGRPTIVELTKVMADLAKRGDLKAHNITLKFVDQELQQLVGKEPDLVIMFQPFLNLQGYPPWQIRLSELYWEPDNDSIGYAVFLRALQKYSTCKINVGR; from the coding sequence ATGGCCGACAGCATTGACTTGGAAGGCGTTAAAAATGCGATATCTGAGTCTAATCGCATAACGACAAGCCTTTCACCAAACAGGTTGGTGAAGAATCAGGCCcaggaaatggaaaaagatcTTTATCCTGAGTATGAGACAAACGGTAGTTCGAATATCTCGGCAACTTCATATAATAATGAGTCTTTCTTTACCTCTTTCAACAACCTCTTTAAGGCTTTGATTTCGCCAGCATCATCGGTGGCCACGCatactactttttttaagCCCCGTGAGAAGTTGACTTACTCAAGATTAGTCGAGTTTTACATCTACCACTTTGTCTTGACAATGATATACCTTGTTATGACCTTTATTAGGGCATTTCAGTTTGTGAGTAATAAGACAAAGCTCAAGTTTCTTTCCTTGGCCTACAACCCTGCGGAAGATCCAGAGGTGATAAATCACGATATTAATAAATTGGCCAAAATCCCACGGAGGGTGTCGGTTATTCTTAACTATAAGCCGGAGCAAGAGGAAAATGGTGGTGTTGAGGGCTTGTGTAATGATGTGTCCAAAATCTCTACTTGGTGTCTATCTAGTGGAATTTCCTATCTTTCCGTCTATGAGTATCATGGTGTGCTCAAGAAGCGAGTTCCCGAGTTACGTCGTGCagttttcaagaaattcacCGCATATTTTGGTACTGAGAACGTTCCAAATTTCGTCATCAAGATTCCACATCTTAACTTGAGTTATACTGGAAGTATTGATGGCAAACTTATAGAAGATGAAGCTTATATTAAGGAATTAGATTTGAGCGATACAAAGCCAACATATGACATCGAGATCACACTTTTGAGTATGGTGGATGGCAGACCTACAATTGTGGAATTGACCAAGGTTATGGCCGACCTTGCAAAAAGAGGTGATTTAAAGGCGCACAACATCACTCTGAAGTTTGTGGATCAAGAGCTTCAACAATTGGTTGGTAAAGAGCCGGACCTTGTCATAATGTTTCAGccatttttgaatttacAAGGATACCCTCCCTGGCAAATACGTCTCAGTGAACTATATTGGGAGCCTGATAATGATAGTATTGGTTACGCCGTATTTTTGAGAGCTTTACAGAAATACTCGACCTGCAAGATTAATGTCGGGCGTTAA
- the ARF1 gene encoding Arf GTPase arf1 — protein MGLSISKLLQSLFGHKEMRILMVGLDAAGKTTILYKLKLGEIVTTIPTIGFNVETVEYKNISFTVWDVGGQDKIRPLWRHYYQNTQGIIFVVDSNDRDRIGEAREELQRMLNEDELRDAVLLVFANKQDLPNAMTAAEITEKLGLQSIRPRPWFIQATCATSGDGLYEGLEWLASTLKSA, from the coding sequence ATGGGTTTATCCATCTCAAAATTGTTGCAGAGCCTTTTTGGTCATAAGGAAATGAGAATATTGATGGTTGGTTTGGATGCTGCCGGTAAAACCACCATCTTATACAAATTGAAGTTGGGTGAAATTGTTACAACTATTCCAACCATCGGTTTCAATGTTGAGACTGTTGAATACAAGAATATCTCATTCACCGTTTGGGATGTTGGTGGACAGGATAAGATTAGACCTCTATGGAGACACTACTATCAAAATACCCAAGGTATTATCTTCGTTGTCGACTCTAACGATAGAGACCGTATTGGCGAGGCCAGAGAGGAGTTGCAGAGAATGTTGAATGAGGACGAGCTTAGGGATGCTGTTCTATTGGTGTTTGCAAATAAGCAGGATCTTCCAAACGCTATGACTGCCGCCGAAATTACTGAAAAGCTTGGTCTCCAATCTATCAGACCAAGGCCATGGTTCATTCAAGCAACTTGTGCTACCTCTGGTGATGGTTTGTACGAGGGATTGGAATGGCTTGCATCTACTCTTAAGAGCGCATAA
- the RPL35A gene encoding 60S ribosomal protein L35A (BUSCO:EOG09265FTY): MAGVKTYELRTQSKQELEDKLVELKKELAALRVQKLNRPSLPKIRLVRKDIARVLTIINEQQRDSVRAFYAGKKYIPKDLRAKQTRAIRRRLTKSEKNLKTTKAKKAAIAYPARDFAIKA, translated from the exons atg GCCGGTGTTAAGACTTACGAACTCAGAACCCAGTCCAAGCAGGAATTGGAGGACAAGCTTGTTgaattgaagaaggaaCTTGCTGCTCTCAGAGTGCAGAAGTTGAACAGACCTTCTCTTCCAAAGATCAGACTTGTCAGAAAGGACATTGCTAGGGTTTTGACCATCATCAACGAGCAACAGAGAGACTCTGTCAGAGCTTTCTACGCTGGAAAGAAGTACATTCCAAAGGACTTGAGAGCCAAGCAGACCAGAGCtatcagaagaagattgaCCAAGAGCGagaagaacttgaagacTACGAAGGCTAAGAAGGCTGCTATTGCTTACCCAGCCAGAGACTTTGCTATAAAGGCTTAA